acaggaggtggaggaggaggacaggaggGCGAGGAGCTACCTGAAGTTGACCAGCATGTCAGGcaacaacacatttttagtgGGACAGCGCTTAGGCTACCAGGTAGAGCTTTCAGCTTTTGTATAAGTATATCTCTGCCTCACTACTGCCGTGAAGAATGAGTTAATAAAAAAAGCCTGGTGAATAACAAAACTTAACATTccttatgtttatattttcaatcaCTCAGCAGGTGAGAGTATGGGGTCTGCGAGCTGTGAATCTTATGCAAGTGGACAGAGCCAGGCATACTCGCAGCAGGGGGATGCTTACTCCCTCTCCCAGACGACTCTGCCCTCTACAGCATCTGTACGTCAATGCATGGTTTTCACATTGTTCATTAGGGGTGGGACAGAATATTGATTGATCCTGAGTTGATGACACAATTCTCAAAGCCCTGGTGACAGACACTGATattataaaattttaaaaaaacttttaaaataacttcTCTTGTTGGCCTTAATGTGAGAGGAGGTTAATTGGCCCAAGAACAGTGCGATAAAAGAGGAGAAACATTAAATAAGGTAAAAAGTAAGAGTTTAAGCCTGAtaagaaatgaaacaaactCAAAATTGTTGTGAATGAAACCTGCACTTAAACTTTTTTGGGGGATCTTGTAATATTGAGTCAACTAGATATAGTGATGCACCAATGCATGATAAATCAATTAATAAATCGAATGCCTGTATTGCTAAATTGTATCCTTCATTAATTGTTATCTTGCCCTGCAGAGCACTGGAGCAGTGGCGCATGCTCATATGCACCCAATCGGTGAAGGTGGGAGTGTCCCTAATGTGCCTATTGGCCAGAGTGTTAGCATGTCCAGCATGTCCATAGGCCACAGCGGAGGAGGACCTATTGGCCAGACGTTTATTCAGCCCATTTCCATGGTTCCACAGGTATCACCAAGTGTCCCACAACAATATTATCAGGTGAAAGGGGTGATTTTACTATTATCTACACCATTCAGCATAATGCTAATGCAAGTAAAGCTATGGTCCCACTTGTCTGTCATATTTTGGGTTCTCTTTCTTCAATTAACTACTTATCCAATGCCaaatcatcctcatcatcctctgtGATTGACCATCTGACTGTATGCTATACAGGATTTCTCTAAGGTAGtcaaaagcagagatggaagaTGCTATTTTTCTACTGGTCTCTTTTATTaaataaactgtattttaaaTGTGCAGCACACCTCTGCTATTAAACCCTGTGAGAAACCCTGTTGTGTAAAACTAAATGTGTTATTGATTTGCCAAAGCTTATTCTTACCTAATTTTTCTACTGCTTTCTTCTCATCCCTTTTCCAATCATCACCAATCATCGTTCTGTCATTATCACTGAGCAGTCACAAACATTCCCATCAGATGCATTTCAAACAGCCACTCCCCACACCTCATTGGCCCCTTCTCAATCATACATACCACCTGTTTCACCACAAGCTCAGTTTAATGTCCTCACTACATCCATGTCAGTGGGTGATCCTGCTGCACTAGTGGGGACTGTTGTGCCCCTCGCTCAGCAGACCCAGCCCCCCGCCACGCCCATGCAGCTCACTGACATCATTCCGCAGGCAGCAACTCAGCAAACACAGCCCGTCATGATCCCTCAGCAGACTATTGTCCAACAACAACAGATAGGGATGGATCCCCATACCTCCGCCCTTcagcaacaaccacaacagcaaATGGATGCCCAGGCCCCACTGCATGATCAAGTCAGCGCAACTCAGCAGGCAACGGAACAACATCCACAGATCGTTTCGACTACAGTTGTCCAGAAACATCAGCATGAGGCTCAGCAGCAGACCTATGTACATCAGTCGTTTCTTCAGCAGCCAGTTTTACCTTCACAAACAGGTATGGAGCAGCAAACCTTGTCATTAGCACAAACAGGGGAGCAACCTCAGACTTACAAACAGCAACCAACAGGGGAACCTTGTGAGCAGACTGTAATACAACCCCAACTACTGCAACAACAGCTTCAGCAACAGCAAACTTTGctacaacagcaacaacaagtTTTAGTACCAGAGCAACATCAGACATATGTACAGCAACAGCTTGatcagcaacaacaaaaaacattgcttcagcagcagcaggctcCACTACAACAGCATCAACTGGAACAGCAACAAGTGCTTCTTCACAAACAAATGCTGgataaacaacagcaacaagTTCTCATTCAACAGCAAGAGCAACAGCAGCAACCAAAAGGTCAGATACAACAACAACCACATCAGCCACTTTTACAACATCAGTTAGAGCAGCATCAACAACAGCTTCCattacaacaacagcagcagagtcAGATATTTCAACAAACTGGAATCCAAAATGAAGTAGAGAGGCAACAGCTAAGTggacaacagcagcaaaaaactgtactgcagcagcagcaacccCAGCTGACACAACAGCAACAAGAACAACAGCTGCAACAGCAGGCCTTACTGCGGCAAAtggaacaacagcagcaacaagcACTAATACAACAGCACTTGCAACAGCAGGCTATTTTACAACATCAGCAACTACAACAGAAAGCTCAGctacagcaacaacaacaagagcAGCAACAGTTGCAACTGAAGCAGCAGatagagcagcagcagcaggctctTTTGCAGCAACAGCTGGAACAGCAGCATCAACAACAGGTCCTGCTGCAGCAACAGCAAGCTGAGAGAATGCAGCAGCAGGCTCTGATACAGCAACAGATTCAAGATCAGCAGCAGAAAGCAACCATCAGTCAACTTCAGGAGATGCAAAAAACCAACAGTGAAAAGCAGATGCAGGAGTCACCAACTAATATACAGGGCACGTGTATTCCACAATTGAGTGCCACTCAATTTATACCTCATGTGCCGCTCACACAGCAGCAAGTCATGGAGCAACCACAGCAAGCAGTACCAATCCAGCAGCAACGCCCTCCTGTTATGGAACCTCATATCCCAATGGGACCTCCAGCTGCTGAACTGCTCCAACACCAAACTCAAATTGTCTCACAGGCCCAGGTCCCCATTGCCACTCAGACTGTGCAAATTCCTGTCCAGACGTGTCCTGTTATCACCTCTCAAGTCTTCACCCAGCAAGGACAAAGTGAGGCTAATCTCCAGGACCAGGGTAAAATCCCAGTCCAGTTTATTGCTCAGACCACAGTTCAAGCAGCCCAGGCTATAATTGAGGCTCAAGTAACTCCCCCAGCGACAATGATCCAAGGACAGACACATGCCATCCAAAGCCAGCATGTTCCTTTACAGGCTAGTTATCAAGCACCTGTAATTCCTACACAGAGCCaagcagctgctcagccattgATCCAGACTCAGCCTCTGCTCCAGATACCTCATGGTCAAGGCCCAACAGTTGACAATCAGATGACAGGACAACCAAGCCAGGCTGCTGTTCAGCCTCCAGCTGTATTAACCTCGATTTCCAGCCAGACTCATCATGAGAGTTACGTTCAGCAAAATGCTCAAATGCCTGGGCAGGTGCAGATACAGCTACAGCAACAAGATCAAGGCCATCCACAAATCCAGCTGCATGCTCAGGTTGCCACAGGAATCTTACCTGCTCAGTATGTTCCTCAGCTAACCCAACAAACATTGCCTTCTGCACAACAGGATATTACTCATATCACACAGctgcagcaacagcaacaagagCCAGTAATGCAGTTTCAGAAAATGATCCTGTCCTCAGGCCCTGCTGGAAGTGCTGGACCCACTACAGATGATCTCAGCTCCAGGGTCGCCCCTGCAAACCTTATGGGTCCTCCCCATCTTGTAACGCAGGCTGGACAAGTTGTAATTGCAGGTCAGACAACATCACATCCAGTCATGCAGGCACAGCAGCAACCTTCAAGAAGCACTGTTGACCCATCAGTCATTCAGCCCATCTCCCAGTCTACTCTGCCTCATTGTATGGGACAATACCAACAACCACTACAGAAGATTTCTGAGACACAGCAACCACttgcttctcctcctcctcagactcAGTTACTGTCACAGCCTATAAAAACTGCAATCCAACCAGTGTTTTCTCTGAATCAGGCTGCAATACCCCTTGAGGAGAGCCAGCTGCCCCCCCAGTGTTCACCTACCCCACATCTGCTGAAGCATCCCGCTTCACAGATAGTTCCTGGTACTGTGGCCGCACCTCAGTCACAGGCTTTGCCCCTTTATAGTCATCTTGCAGCTGGCCCCCCTCCATCTCCACAACACCATACCAAGCAAATGACTccagctcacacacacacacaaacaagcatTCAGGCCCAGGCACACTCCCAAACTCAGACCCACGTTCAGGTGCAGGCTCATTctcacactcagacacacactgaGACACCCATTGCTGAACAGCCTGTTCCACCCCATGCTGTCTTTGCTGCTCAACAAATACCCCTCAGCCCTTCTCATAACTCATGTACCCAAACAACCCTACCAACCCATTATCCTGCTGCTAATGCTGTACCAGAGCTGCCTACATCTCCTCCAGCAACCAAGGCAACCATTCCAGGACAGGCTGATTTTATACCTACCTCCCCTCCGCCTGTTGCTACTCAACAATCTCTTGATTCTAATGCCCCCAAACTTCCCCAAGGCTTGCTGCAAGACTGTGACCTTTCCCTGCTGGGCAGTGCTCAGGTACAAGAAGACTTAACGATTGCTGTATTCATTTACAAAGATAGAATTATTGCTAGAACTGCTTTCTGATAATGTGAAAACAACTTTGACTGAGCCTCTTTGATTGAAACTAACAGGTGTTAATTCTTTAACATGTTCTCATTTTAATAGAAAATGTGTTCTTAACAATGACATTATCAATGATTACTTAAACTGATTTACTTGCATTCAGTATCACTAAATGCTTTCTGTTTACCTGCATGCTCCTTTGTGTCTGCGTTCATGTAACTACAGGATGGTCCGTACCTGTTGAGTGCAGAGCATCATTCTTCAGGGTATGTTTGATTTCATTACTTTATAATGTTCACAAACTTTTTGCATGTAAATGAGAAACAAGAGTTTAAAAATCAGAACTTTGGAGCCGCATGCACAAGCatttcaaattcatgattttTCTCTCTATTAGACTCGTTTGTTTCAAATTGAATTAATTCATTAATATTCATCAATAATCTGAAATGATTGACAACACTGATTTCTTCCTTTGACAAGTTTGGTCTCCTTAAAGTGCCACAGCAGCACAGGGACTGTGGACTTTAAGGTTGCCAAGCAGTACTAGGGGAAGATTGCTTCAGCTCAGCAGGAACCTGATACAGTGTGGGTGCTGACTGATAGTCCTGATGGGGTGTCTGCAGAGATAGCCAGTGGGTATTGAAGCTGAGAATGGACAAGGATAGaagaccccaaaataaagagtTGAAACTATGTTTCAGCAGGGACAGATGGGCAAATTGGTGGTTATAGTCAAAGCTTTGCCTGAGTATGGGAACCGACTGGGTTTAAGTCAAAAAGTTAACAGGGTCTCAGGGTGTTGGTCCTGGTAGCTGAGTCTCTTCATGAGCCAATGGGCTGAAGATTACAGCAGGGGTGGAGGGTAACTAattaaatttactcaaaatactGCAATTGAATAGCTTAATTTGGTGCTGGTACttttttgattacattttaaaatcaatacttTTCCCACAGCTGTtaactacacagtagcacacagcaagagaatgattccacatcacatcccaaaacagctgccTGCTGGGATCTTTTTGGtgatgtttctggtggattgtggttgttttttgatgtgagGTACATTTTCACCATaaatgaagttatccactgacccaccttgccacagatttacAAGAATTACTGCAGATCTGTCATTTTAACTATTAAACACTTTCAGAAATAAAGTTTAACTTTATGTTTTTTGGACCAAtgtagacacttttaaagtgttaaatttaactcaatTTAAGTTTAATAACCACGgttaattttgctgtgtatttaactTAATTATAGAAGTGTGGCTTTATCTGAACCATGTGGTTAgagatctgttctcttgttgttattgccagtaaggaaagatcatattttactgtacaagtCATTAGTAGCTACTtagtactcagtacttaaagtaagcTTGAAATGAaattctttttacttttacttgaatagaTTCATAGACCAGCACATTAAAtaacttaagtaaattttaacaagagtaactgtacttttacgtGAGTGTAATAGTTGTGTTCAATTCTTCAATACGGTTCTCCACTTCTAGAAAACAGTATTGTGTTGAGGGGGAATAACAGAAAACTCATATACATGGTAGTTAAAATGCCAATTTTATGCCAATGGTAGTGTAGAAAGGAAAATTGGACCCAAGCAAAGAAGACTGCAGTTAGTGCAATTTATTTAGAATTGACCTGGAAGCATAAAGGGGGGTGATAAATTTGTAGAAAAAACTGGTTACAAGAAATACGCTGTCAGCTTGGCCTTTTATTCACTGTTAAGGTACAAAGTCCAAAAGGAGAACACAACATAGTACATGTACAGATGGGTATATTATGCATCTGATCTATTCTGCTTATCATTACTGATACTTACTaatgttattttctttcatttggtGCACAAACAGCAAATGCATGGCATGAACATATATTAGAATTTTCATTAGACTAATGTAATACAAATAGTCCCCTTTTTGATATACTTATATTTACTTCTCAGGAAGTTATAATACTCAAAACAAACTTAACTTAGCCTGATGTTTTGATTTAGGAATTTTATGTACatattcaaatttatttaaagtggGGACCAGCCCAGCCCTAGCCCACATGTTCTAAATCCTCCCTTGCACACTTGTCCTGTGAACTTGCTCATCATGTCTACCACTAGATGCTTATTACACTATATTACAAACACTGGACCACTTAGACaacattttttactttgcagGATATCTGTGATGTTTGCCAACTTGAATTTGTGAGTGTATGTTAAACTTAAGTTGATAAGTGTATGTTTAGACAACCATTACTGGCTTAGAACAAGAGTCAATGAAAGGCTTGTTGACAGAAGGTACCTCTTTTCAGGCCTGCATGGATGTTCATTATTTTCTCAAACAACAGTTTTGAAATCAGATTGCCCCACTATAGTGCATAATCAACATTTTGATTGTCTGTTTATCCATGGTTAGGAAAGACTTCAGTTTGATATGCAGTTCTCACATTTCACTGATAGTTCATAGAGTTGTAGAGAAACATCAGGCTGCATGATCAAACCAAGTTTTGCATAGTGTAATACAGTATAATGCAACCTGGTTTTGTCATCATCATTTAATATCTTTTAAAGAATAATTAAGGTGAAGGAGGCTTGGTTAAGCCTGGAACCCAACAGTGGAAAGAGTCATGGATGTATGGCATGTAACAGTCCCACCATCTTACCCCCAACAGATCTGTTCCTGCTAATGGTGAAGAATCTCTTCATACCTTGGCCAATGGGAAGATAGAGAAACTAAAGGCTCAAAGAAGAGCTTCCTGTCAGAGGCCTGAGAAAGTTGCACATCAGTTCCAGCTGAGCATGCTTCAGGTGTGAAAAAACCTACAAATAGTGACTAATATTGCTAAATTCTATTGAAGTGTTTTTGGTACAGAACGTGTCATGTTTTGTCTTCTCCTCCCCCTCAGGTGTCTGGCAGTGGTGACAATATGGTGGAGTGCCAGCTGGAGACCCACAGTAACAAGATGGTGACGTTTAAATTTGACATTGAAGGGGATGCACCTGAGGACATTGCAGATTACATGGTAGGCTGTTTTCTATTACGTTTGCCTGCATTTCTGGATGAAAAGAAATCATTCTTTATCTTAATGCTTTGTGTGTGCAGGTGGAGGAGGACTTTGTTCTTGATGTAGAGAAAGAGAAATTTGTGGAGGAGCTAAGAGCCATCGTTAAGAAAGCCCATGAACTCCTCCAAACACATTCTCAGGTATACTGATTTCCAAATACTTATTTTTGAGGTTTAATCAATCTTTTATTCAGtatattgatttttgtttttgcttttgtcttttttgtctttgttagaCGGGGTCAACTGACCAGCTGCATGTGAGCACTCCAACTAGCTCAACAAGTGAGTCACTCAATTattaacaaaaaagtgaaactaCAGATAAACTAAATTCTAGTCAGTCTTTAACTtgctaatattttttcaaaactgtttatAATTTTAGTGGACTCAGTGCCGCATTCCTCCCCAGTCGGACGCTGGCGCTTCTTTATCAACCAGACCATCCGACATAGAGACTCTCTGTCTGGACAAGGAACAGCGACAACACCACCTACTTCAGAAACAAGGGTTCCTCAGTCTCCCATACTAGAGAAAAGTAAGCTCATCTAAAATCAGTGCTGTGTCAAAGTTCAAGTTCACTTCAGTGCTCTTAACTCTAATGCTGTGGCTTATTAACACCCCCAAGTTGGTAGCATAACATAAACTAACCATTTGTTCCTCTCTGCAGCCATAGAAAGTGAAGGATCCCAGAGTCTGGAGTCCTTGACTGGAATGGCTTCTCCCCCCTGCCCCACCCTCTCTGCTAGCTCCCCTCCAGTCTCCACTGTCTCAGCTCCTGCTTCCATGGTCCCTTCAGTAAATGCTGCCCCTGCTCCTAAAACAGCTGTCCCTGAAAGCATCTCAGCACCAGCCTCCACCATTGAAGCCCCTGTCATTGCTTCAGGTGGTGTTACTGAACTGACAGGCCTCACCTCTGCATCTGCTAACCAAATTCCCAGTGGGCCCTCATCCATGGGAATACCTGCGCCTGCTGCTGTTAACCTTCTGACCTTGTCAGCTGCTCCTATTATTGTATCTCCCACAGCCATTTTGCCAGAAACGTTCTCTTCTCCAGGAACTAGCAGTTGCTCCCCTGTTGGTCAATGTACAGTGGACGCAGTAATAACTGCTCCGAGGCCACGTGTGGCTACAGTGGAGCAGTCTATTATCTCCCCTCCTCCCACAAGTACAGTGACCTCCTCTACAGTGAGTCAACTTTCCTTGGAGCAACAGCAGATGCTCATCCAGGCTGCCAAGCCTGCCCCACAACCAACGCAACAATTCCAGCCACAGCTACAACCTGTGCTACAGCAGCAGGCACCAGCAGTTCAACAGCAACTGCAGTTTGATCAAAAAGCACACCAAATGAAAACATCAACACCACTACAACAGCAAGTGTCCCAAGAACAACTCAAGCTGCAACAGGGTCAAACACTGCAGCAGCTACAGCATCAGCAACTTTTGCAGACACAAATACCACCTCAACAACAGCTGACTGAGGCGCAGGGGCTGCCTGTGCCCAGTCATACAGAGTTCTTACAACAGTCTGTGCAGCAGTTTCTTCCACCAATGTCCCTACAGCAAGCCCAACCATCGATTCCTCAACAGCAGACTCCACAGTATCAGCAACAGATGCTGCAACAACATCAGTTACAGCAGGTTCAACAACAGGTTATGGCACCCCAAGCTGCTGTAGTTCCACAACATCAGGCCCCAATTGATCCCCAGCAGCAACAGTCAAACCTACAACAGACAATGCATCTACAGCAACAGCAAATGGTGCAGcagcagctacagcagcagcagcaacagcttCTTATGGGTGCTGCTGCGGctttaaaatcagatcagagTCAAATGCTGCCCATGTCAATAAGTCAACAGTTTCTCCAACAACAGGCACAGCTCAGTGTTAACACTGTTTCACAACAGCCTATTCAACAGCAAAATCAAATCCCTGCTGAGCTGGCACAGCAACACATGCAGTCACAGAAACAGGTGCAAAACTATGAGCAGCAACAGGAGATGGTTAAAGCAACAGAAACgccacagaaacagcagcagttttctCTGCAGAAGCAGTCTTCTCTACAGATGTCAGAGTCAGAGGTTTCCACAGGAGAGACTAGTATAACTGAGGAAACATATAGCTACTCTGCAGCTTTTCACCCTTCTTCTGACTCTTCTCTTCCACCTCTCAATTTGGGCACTGCTGATGCCCCGTTACCCTCTCTTTCCCACACAATGACGCCCTCCCCTGCACAACCTTCCTCTGTGGCTGAGTCGGACAGTGAAGGCCCCCCCAAAATTGATTTCGTAGACAACCGTATAAAGACTCTGGATGAAAAGCTGAGAAACTTGTTGTATCAAGAGTACAACAGCGGTGGCACACAGGTAGGGGGAGCTGCCTCAGGGCCTACATCAGCTGCCTCCACATCAGTGGGAGGAGATGAGTCATCTGAGCCACAGTCTATGCCCCCACCTGCCTCCACCTCCTCAGATACAACCCCTCACTCTTCATCCTCTaccacctcctccaccacctcACGTTCCTCCTCAACATCCCCTGACCCAGAGAGGGATGGCCGAGGAGATGACAATTCCTCAGATGTGCACAATTTTGTGGAGCAGGGTCCGGTGGAGCAGCAGCCAGGCCCATCTATCCCCTCCACTTCTGCCTCATCTACCCCTCCTATGTCTCTACCACCTCCCACCCAAGAGGACTCTGCAGGGCCTCAACGCCCGCCTGTACCAGGAGAACCAACTATCCTTGTGAGTAAAGACAATGGATGAGATTTTGATGTCATTCTCTTTTGATTTTGTCTCTCACTGCATTGATTCTTTGTGAATTTTAAACGTTTTCTAAATTTCATGCAGCTACTCTTAATTCTTGTAACTATTCCAGGCTGTACCCCCACACTCTGACACCAGTACCACAGGAGATGCATCATGGCCCCACAATCAGCACCCGATCCCCCTCCGGCATGGACAGCAGAAGCACAATGCAGGAGGTGGATATTTTGGCCTAAACCTGACATGTCCTAGTATCAGAAATCCTGTTAGCAAGAAATCCTGGACTCGCAAATTCAAAAACTGGGCATGCAAACTGCGCCACTCCGCCAGCTTGTTCAAGAAGCCCAGAGTCCAAGAAGGTAGCGTCCTTTTAGGGAGCGGGCAAGCACGCGAGAGAGagcgaaagagagagagaatgggatGTTGGGGCATGGACCTAATATCTAGTTCTAGTTTTAACATAGTGAAATAACCTGCTTAACCAACAGGAACTAATAActgttaatgttaaaatatgttaatgTTTACAGCTCATAAATCCTGTTATTATATCGTAATATGACTCCATGTAATGTCCGTGTCGACATCACTACATACAttattgtttttgctttttgcttatccatttcttttgactttatttaattttcttggCAATCTTTCTTTTTGCATGGGGTACTCACGCAGTGGGCGAGAGCAGTGAAGAGTAGAGGAGGGTGGAAGATTGGCACAGTTTAGGAAGAGGATGGCATCAGAAATCTGATGCCCATCCCAGTGCAGATGAGCCCTGGAGTATAACCCAGCTGTGCCTGTGTCCAGGACATATTCCTTCATATATCAACCCCTCCCTCCCCTTTTATCCCCAAGTCTGCAAGCACTGCCAGCAGCAACCATCTCACGTCCTCACCCCCACCTGCTGGCTGAGTATAGACAGCAAAGCTCCATGCAAGACAACTCAAAACACAGATAGGTGCTAAGATGCTAACCTAATTTAATGTGTCAGCTCAGGATTGCTTTACAAGTTTCTACTATATGCTGTTTATGCAAATGATGCATTTATGAAGATTACtgttttttaccaattttgtaTCAAAATGTTTAGACTGAGATCAGAGTCCAAATTTTCATTGTATAATTTGGGGCACAAAAGCTACTGTCAGATGTTGTAAATGGGTAGGCTTGCCATTTTGCATGTGTTTGATTTATCTGAAATATGTGTTGCAGTAGCTgacaagatttttttaagtgcaTGTGCACAGgcatgtttgttatgtttttcatgactgactAATAATGGATCATTATCTGTAAGTAGAACATATACAAGGCTGCCTGTGTATGTGTTGGTTTTAAACTATACACTGAGTATCCATGCACACTCTTGGCTAATTTAGTATTcccaaatatcaaacacattgaACAATACCACCATGGATCTGAG
This window of the Cheilinus undulatus linkage group 11, ASM1832078v1, whole genome shotgun sequence genome carries:
- the si:dkey-151g10.3 gene encoding serine/threonine-protein kinase WNK2 isoform X6, giving the protein MATDPGEPTGTEESSEKPDGQREEDAEREGRADPQRERTHSTPSDFPSSQTQERKLGDDGGIQGGGGRGGGGGGGGETSQENPDRRISFSTPSLTVDSGQKRLRREKRFFRKSVEICEQDDEVEVPQEAPHSAPHLELRSSDSVFTSSAQQGAASSCAAMGHDPSCESSGQEPGKDASSTAAGQRGKERDREQEEEAEMKAVATSPGGRFLKFDIELGRGAFKTVFKGLDTETWVEVAWCELQDRKLTKAEQQRFKEEAEMLKGLQHPNIVRFYDSWESVLRGKKCIVLVTELMTSGTLKTYLKRFKVMKPKVLRSWCRQILKGLHFLHTRTPPIVHRDLKCDNIFITGPTGSVKIGDLGLATLMRTSFAKSVIGTPEFMAPEMYEEHYDESVDVYAFGMCMLEMATSEYPYSECQNAAQIYRKVTSGIKPASFDKVNDPEVKEIIEGCIRQNKSQRLSIKDLLNHAFFGEDTGVRVELAEEDTGTQDCLALRIWVEEPKKLKGKHKDNEAIEFSYDLENDSAEEVALEMVKSGFFHESDAKVVGKSIRDRVNLIKKSRERRQQQLHQQQQGYEERRDSSLTSYTFSHPTCTSSLGPTTAGQTGGGGGGQEGEELPEVDQHVRQQHIFSGTALRLPAGESMGSASCESYASGQSQAYSQQGDAYSLSQTTLPSTASSTGAVAHAHMHPIGEGGSVPNVPIGQSVSMSSMSIGHSGGGPIGQTFIQPISMVPQVSPSVPQQYYQSQTFPSDAFQTATPHTSLAPSQSYIPPVSPQAQFNVLTTSMSVGDPAALVGTVVPLAQQTQPPATPMQLTDIIPQAATQQTQPVMIPQQTIVQQQQIGMDPHTSALQQQPQQQMDAQAPLHDQVSATQQATEQHPQIVSTTVVQKHQHEAQQQTYVHQSFLQQPVLPSQTGMEQQTLSLAQTGEQPQTYKQQPTGEPCEQTVIQPQLLQQQLQQQQTLLQQQQQVLVPEQHQTYVQQQLDQQQQKTLLQQQQAPLQQHQLEQQQVLLHKQMLDKQQQQVLIQQQEQQQQPKGQIQQQPHQPLLQHQLEQHQQQLPLQQQQQSQIFQQTGIQNEVERQQLSGQQQQKTVLQQQQPQLTQQQQEQQLQQQALLRQMEQQQQQALIQQHLQQQAILQHQQLQQKAQLQQQQQEQQQLQLKQQIEQQQQALLQQQLEQQHQQQVLLQQQQAERMQQQALIQQQIQDQQQKATISQLQEMQKTNSEKQMQESPTNIQGTCIPQLSATQFIPHVPLTQQQVMEQPQQAVPIQQQRPPVMEPHIPMGPPAAELLQHQTQIVSQAQVPIATQTVQIPVQTCPVITSQVFTQQGQSEANLQDQGKIPVQFIAQTTVQAAQAIIEAQVTPPATMIQGQTHAIQSQHVPLQASYQAPVIPTQSQAAAQPLIQTQPLLQIPHGQGPTVDNQMTGQPSQAAVQPPAVLTSISSQTHHESYVQQNAQMPGQVQIQLQQQDQGHPQIQLHAQVATGILPAQYVPQLTQQTLPSAQQDITHITQLQQQQQEPVMQFQKMILSSGPAGSAGPTTDDLSSRVAPANLMGPPHLVTQAGQVVIAGQTTSHPVMQAQQQPSRSTVDPSVIQPISQSTLPHCMGQYQQPLQKISETQQPLASPPPQTQLLSQPIKTAIQPVFSLNQAAIPLEESQLPPQCSPTPHLLKHPASQIVPGTVAAPQSQALPLYSHLAAGPPPSPQHHTKQMTPAHTHTQTSIQAQAHSQTQTHVQVQAHSHTQTHTETPIAEQPVPPHAVFAAQQIPLSPSHNSCTQTTLPTHYPAANAVPELPTSPPATKATIPGQADFIPTSPPPVATQQSLDSNAPKLPQGLLQDCDLSLLGSAQDGPYLLSAEHHSSGSVPANGEESLHTLANGKIEKLKAQRRASCQRPEKVAHQFQLSMLQVSGSGDNMVECQLETHSNKMVTFKFDIEGDAPEDIADYMVEEDFVLDVEKEKFVEELRAIVKKAHELLQTHSQTGSTDQLHVSTPTSSTMDSVPHSSPVGRWRFFINQTIRHRDSLSGQGTATTPPTSETRVPQSPILEKTIESEGSQSLESLTGMASPPCPTLSASSPPVSTVSAPASMVPSVNAAPAPKTAVPESISAPASTIEAPVIASGGVTELTGLTSASANQIPSGPSSMGIPAPAAVNLLTLSAAPIIVSPTAILPETFSSPGTSSCSPVGQCTVDAVITAPRPRVATVEQSIISPPPTSTVTSSTVSQLSLEQQQMLIQAAKPAPQPTQQFQPQLQPVLQQQAPAVQQQLQFDQKAHQMKTSTPLQQQVSQEQLKLQQGQTLQQLQHQQLLQTQIPPQQQLTEAQGLPVPSHTEFLQQSVQQFLPPMSLQQAQPSIPQQQTPQYQQQMLQQHQLQQVQQQVMAPQAAVVPQHQAPIDPQQQQSNLQQTMHLQQQQMVQQQLQQQQQQLLMGAAAALKSDQSQMLPMSISQQFLQQQAQLSVNTVSQQPIQQQNQIPAELAQQHMQSQKQVQNYEQQQEMVKATETPQKQQQFSLQKQSSLQMSESEVSTGETSITEETYSYSAAFHPSSDSSLPPLNLGTADAPLPSLSHTMTPSPAQPSSVAESDSEGPPKIDFVDNRIKTLDEKLRNLLYQEYNSGGTQVGGAASGPTSAASTSVGGDESSEPQSMPPPASTSSDTTPHSSSSTTSSTTSRSSSTSPDPERDGRGDDNSSDVHNFVEQGPVEQQPGPSIPSTSASSTPPMSLPPPTQEDSAGPQRPPVPGEPTILAVPPHSDTSTTGDASWPHNQHPIPLRHGQQKHNAGGGYFGLNLTCPSIRNPVSKKSWTRKFKNWACKLRHSASLFKKPRVQEEGRSCSRALREEKEAQPVNPPHSRRGRFQVTPVPQSSPPKEALPGHGSTHRKVGRFSVTQPETKEEDKHTDSSPVSPDVEREKRRCRVKEGERDESKRTPAMAHLPRGHGHGHSPLGSSDDDDESELEDEDLRKELHKLREKHIKEVVFLQAKQNRELQELYRQLRSLKDQRQSLPASLSRTPPLPAAPPVLSPRRPRPAKTKLRPRPHSHMDNNGVSHSGGFTKLVSCGTAESPGPPNCCHPTCGSPSSLHSWREPVQPALYGTTATDTNGSSATDAAKFTSSSDPPPPANDLSAVPTSPADSAASSSESPTFSVPTTDSSCHPAAPLTTSNPTAAAFPNARVSSVHGCVCEHS